One part of the Phragmites australis chromosome 3, lpPhrAust1.1, whole genome shotgun sequence genome encodes these proteins:
- the LOC133911917 gene encoding protein OBERON 4-like: MKRQRSYGDGLDDDRRRFYDRGPPPRRGPPRVYEGDRLDRRKGFGGGSYDNRYREYPSPREYGGDRSMQRSESFSGFRREFPKGFRSERDRSRRDGDGSSSWRRPGGGWRDAEGLHGYRAPDRLSAASLPAPPPPSRSRSPSEPRRRLQVAKVEKLRKSSGISEMEEGEVAQDTEPKAWSAAVEHRKQVGPSRAKEKGPERGKLKKVDPEVPADFGTHCKGATGASDPDNAGKEEGKRRDGILAKAGKAMDKGREESALKVAEEVGGGHEVQAQDAAASDASKFGLSTSSMQQVALQEDVKPQEEANNSVGVVGQNTTSSILKEADQEEATTRDETINDIDEVGKGASSSLRQRALQEEVTVLHKTCSAADEIGESTSPIMQQEVLQEEALVFDGTACAVNEVVQSCPSGMLQEILQEEVMQHVGTDNAVDRVEIGTTSGLLPGALQEKMTILDETADTVDAPEPVGYSGMLKEAMHEGELTLDGTANTTGVAGQSNSSDGAEEFENLTVIKEKMDEPTEYVASQPVEEGLEMDHCEKRGALEETTFAKEEAAMHENQVKRFYMEAKAEGANVFLQPTKEHAGGIKEEVANANLVTREPRAEDKGNGIAFDVLSKKDKVDRANSVVRGLDSTLQLGIEPTETSKSASTTSVKQENDAVKIGKLDLSLSLSGCLQNSEFKCSIPKSDSLVHSTCSQPLPSSSFRTNSDGFTASISLTNSQTLGHNPSCSFTQHSIDNYEHSVGSKPLFMGVDQMSNGAGWQPQLSNESTQKGRVLQNGHMPDNTLVGINWRNNGMPNDLQRHARIPGVLSQRHSRGSHDSGLEHSRRQLTREKSSSSLTSGERQEGEQLVINGAGVIERVISKVVSEPLHHTGRMLQEMTDNSITYLREAISEIIVDPDKRGQIIALQEALKKRSDLNSDILRTSPRVLMEILVALKTGLPYFIQKSSSVATSDLVDIFLNLKCPNFSCQSVLPVDDCDCKICQRKTGFCSSCMCIVCSKFDSASNTCSWVGCDVCLHWCHTDCGIHHSLIRKGQSASGAYNTTEMQFHCTACGHPSEMFGFVKEVFQTCARQWRMEALIRELQYVERVFSASDDARGKRVKDFVKQMLIMLEHKTYFPEVVKCVVAFFSDDYANMGTGPSVPLKGIPCSIAQGIDGIPSSSRKAAWVPFTLEGLPVLEKTTTLSATGSPSVHRKSGEPEFQAINNKPVIDELDSLVRLKQAEANMYQDRANDARNEADNLERIVMVKSARIEEDYAAQIDKLNINELQGRRKQKIEELQVIERTHHQFLSMKTRMKAGIRELLLKMEALKQN; this comes from the exons ATGAAGAGGCAGAGGTCGTACGGCGACGGCCTCGACGACGACCGGCGGAGGTTCTACGACCGCGGGCCCCCGCCGCGGCGGGGGCCGCCGAGGGTGTATGAGGGCGACAGGCTGGACCGCCGGAAGGGGTTTGGCGGCGGGTCCTACGACAACAGGTACCGGGAGTACCCCTCGCCGCGGGAGTACGGAGGGGACCGGTCGATGCAGCGATCTGAGAGCTTTTCCGGGTTCCGCCGGGAGTTCCCCAAGGGGTTCCGGTCGGAGCGCGACCGGTCTCGGCGGGATGGGGACGGCAGCTCGTCGTGGCGGCGCCCAGGTGGCGGATGGAGGGACGCAGAGGGTTTACACGGGTACAGGGCACCAGACAGGCTGTCAGCGGCTTCGctgcctgcgccgccgccgccttcacGGTCGCGATCGCCCAGTGAGCCGAGGAGGAGGTTACAGGTTGCGAAGGTAGAGAAATTGAGGAAAAGCTCCGGCATCAGTGAGATGGAGGAAGGGGAGGTCGCACAAGATACCGAGCCCAAGGCCTGGTCTGCTGCCGTGGAGCATCGGAAGCAGGTTGGGCCAAGCCGTGCAAAGGAGAAGGGACCGGAGCGAGGCAAGTTGAAGAAAGTGGATCCTGAAGTCCCAGCGGATTTTGGAACTCACTGTAAGGGAGCGACTGGTGCATCTGACCCTGATAATGCAGGGAAGGAGGAAGGCAAGCGAAGGGATGGTATATTGGCAAAAGCAGGGAAAGCAATGGATAAAGGGCGTGAGGAGTCTGCCTTGAAGGTTGCTGAGGAAGTCGGGGGAGGACATGAGGTGCAAGCACAAGATGCAGCTGCCAGTGATGCTAGTAAGTTTGGGCTAAGCACTTCATCCATGCAACAGGTAGCACTGCAGGAGGACGTGAAGCCACAAGAAGAGGCTAACAACTCTGTTGGTGTGGTTGGGCAGAACACCACCTCTAGTATCCTGAAGGAGGCTGATCAGGAAGAAGCGACAACACGAGATGAAACTATCAATGATATTGATGAAGTTGGAAAGGGTGCTTCATCCAGTTTAAGACAAAGGGCGCTGCAGGAGGAAGTGACGGTATTACACAAGACTTGCAGTGCTGCTGATGAGATTGGGGAGAGCACTTCACCCATTATGCAGCAAGAAGTGCTGCAGGAGGAAGCATTGGTGTTTGACGGAACTGCATGTGCTGTTAATGAGGTTGTGCAGAGCTGTCCGTCTGGTATGCTGCAGGAAATTCTTCAGGAAGAAGTGATGCAGCACGTTGGAACTGATAATGCTGTTGATAGGGTTGAAATTGGCACTACTTCTGGTCTGCTACCGGGGGCATTGCAGGAAAAAATGACAATACTAGATGAAACTGCCGATACTGTTGATGCCCCTGAACCGGTCGGTTATTCTGGTATGCTGAAGGAAGCGATGCATGAAGGAGAGCTGACACTAGATGGAACTGCCAATACCACAGGTGTGGCGGGACAAAGTAATTCATCCGATGGGGCAGAGGAATTTGAAAATTTAACTGTGATTAAAGAGAAGATGGATGAACCAACTGAATATGTTGCATCTCAGCCTGTAGAAGAGGGACTCGAGATGGATCATTGTGAAAAAAGAGGTGCATTAGAGGAAAccacatttgcaaaagaagagGCAGCTATGcatgaaaatcaagtaaaaagATTTTATATGGAGGCCAAAGCAGAAGGTGCCAATGTGTTCCTTCAACCAACCAAAGAGCATGCTGGGGGTATTAAGGAAGAGGTTGCCAATGCAAATCTGGTGACAAGGGAGCCAAGGGCAGAAGATAAAGGAAATGGCATAGCATTTGATGTCCTTAGTAAGAAAGATAAAGTTGACCGTGCAAATTCAGTTGTAAGAGGTCTTGACTCAACGTTGCAGCTTGGCATAGAACCAACAGAAACATCAAAATCTGCTTCAACTACTTCTGTAAAGCAGGAAAATGACGCAGTCAAGATTGGGAAACTTGATCTTTCGCTGAGCTTATCAGGTTGTTTACAGAATTCTGAATTTAAGTGTTCAATTCCcaaaagtgattctctagtccATTCAACATGCTCTCAGCCGTTACCATCGTCATCTTTCCGCACAAATTCAGATGGGTTCACAGCTTCCATATCATTGACTAATTCTCAAACACTTGGTCACAATCCTAGTTGCTCATTCACCCAACATTCAATTGACAATTATGAGCATTCAGTAGGCAGCAAACCTTTGTTTATGGGAGTTGATCAGATGAGCAATGGTGCAGGATGGCAACCTCAGTTGTCTAATGAATCTACACAGAAAGGGAGAGTACTCCAAAACGGCCATATGCCAGATAATACTTTGGTTGGTATAAATTGGCGTAACAATGGGATGCCCAATGACCTACAAAGACATGCAAGGATCCCAGGAGTTTTGTCGCAAAGGCATAGTCGTGGTTCTCACGATTCTGGATTGGAACATAGTAGAAGGCAGCTTACAAGAGAAAAAAGTAGCAGCAGTCTTACAAGCGGTGAACGGCAGGAGGGGGAACAGCTTGTTATTAACGGTGCTGGTGTCATTGAGAGGGTTATTTCCAAGGTTGTTTCAGAACCTTTGCATCACACAGGAAGGATGCTTCAAGAGATGACAGACAATTCTATAACATATTTGAGGGAGGCCATTTCTGAGATCATAGTCGATCCAGATAAAAGAGGACAAATAATTGCATTGCAGGAGGCACTTAAAAAAAGATCTGACTTGAATAGTGATATTTTACGAACATCTCCGAGGGTTTTGATGGAGATACTTGTTGCTTTGAAGACTGGTCTTCCATATTTTATACAGAAAAGTAGTAGTGTTGCTACCTCTGATTTAGTTGACATTTTTCTCAACTTGAAATGTCCTAATTTCTCATGCCAAAGCGTTCTGCCAGTGGATGATTGTgattgtaaaatttgtcaaagGAAGACTGGTTTCTGTAGTTCTTGCATGTGCATTGTCTGCTCGAAGTTTGATTCAGCATCTAATACTTGTAGTTGGGTTGGTTGTGATGTATGTCTTCATTGGTGCCATACAGATTGTGGCATACATCACTCTCTGATTCGAAAGGGGCAAAGTGCTTCAGGGGCATACAACACTACGGAGATGCAATTTCATTGTACTGCATGTGGACATCCATCAGAGATGTTTGGTTTTGTGAAGGAAGTTTTTCAAACATGTGCAAGGCAATGGAGGATGGAGGCGCTGATTAGGGAGCTACAGTATGTGGAAAGAGTATTTTCTGCTAGTGATGATGCAAGGGGTAAGAGGGTCAAGGACTTTGTAAAGCAGATGCTAATTATGTTGGAACACAAGACGTATTTTCCCGAAGTTGTGAAATGCGTTGTTGCATTCTTTTCTG ATGATTATGCTAACATGGGCACTGGTCCATCAGTACCACTGAAAGGCATCCCATGCAGCATTGCTCAAGGAATAGATGGGATTCCTAGTTCAAGTCGGAAAGCAGCATGGGTACCATTTACCTTAGAGGGACTTCCAGTTTTAGAAAAAACAACTACACTTTCTGCCACAGGGAGCCCATCTGTGCATAGAAAATCTGGTGAACCTGAATTTCAGGCAATCAATAATAAGCCTGTAATTGATGAACTGGATAGCCTGGTCAGGTTAAAGCAAGCTGAAGCAAATATGTACCAGGACCGTGCCAATGATGCACGTAACGAAGCTGACAATCTGGAACGCATTGTCATGGTAAAAAGTGCACGAATTGAGGAAGATTATGCTGCTCAAATTGATAAACTCAACATTAATGAGTTACAAGGGCGGCGCAAGCAAAAGATTGAAGAACTCCAAGTCATTGAAAGGACACACCATCAGTTTCTCAGCATGAAAACAAGGATGAAAGCTGGCATTAGGGAATTGTTGTTGAAAATGGAGGCGTTGAAACAAAATTGA